Proteins found in one Populus alba chromosome 14, ASM523922v2, whole genome shotgun sequence genomic segment:
- the LOC118041423 gene encoding uncharacterized protein isoform X1, with product MEANQGQRQPFQDTVTFDDDTAVLDSPVVETQVEKLGFYTQVLGDSVENAKHELVSQVIPDSEDEEIHGDQLENAADGVSDVETGTRIKGNGVVGLQMRQPSPSFQWLKDFAEDFVSDGSAGEDKGAGALINAEDTDEKTECPRLLTCDQEFARLNYVDSEEPGESSQASALGFVDHFLSDNDVNFSPRTELRNTARKKSPPVLSAKGCQNLAKSIKTRTPICKNKTFGGVDFFSKRMDESFDCGGCQQRYVPRHQKARYIDGKGGCRSDNDSEENYEDLHKKVTSSPHTDSRAAGHSMKETYRTGQEYEFISENTSDNKPREQFFDLASGHELDICSNERNTSDTLDIGFNTQIAAEAMEALFYGPPADSSTSEAFQDPNDPLVDSSKGVTNSKVHLKELSYEKGALCSLEDITRVPKQRKVYARKGASVSSWKQPSHQELHRDLSETTKRKRSKPLVGELTGRSFIYASKSSDTTSRKTIDQGKDEEPARRNKIKECDNYGSLSASVESISRGKQQILQDPFASQDSHPRLGAKFKRNNGGSANPGVRTDDFMEGSIITYRRKRSHLVAKPSKISTTTGRCSKFCFNTSEGGRINELSQKKLASMEVSTSNSSLKLNAWSYPKGKRTRRGLPSHLNIASSQYTPFIIADGKDHHRKPLNINIPRSSPMKKLIRLGNPKPLPGSRWKDLRKRRDTAYLGVLFSQHLGDDVIRQQKKILARLGISVASSLADATHFVVDRFVRTRNMLEAIALGKPVVTHLWLESCGQASLLIDEKNFILRDAKKEKEIGFNLPVSLARANQQPLLKGQRVFITPNIKPEKEMITSLVNALHGQIMEKSQIFALKIPDDLLILSCEEDHAICVPLLDKGAAVYSSELLLNGIVIQKLEYERHRLFVNEAKGNRVSKR from the exons ATGGAAGCGAACCAAGGCCAGCGTCAACCATTTCAAGATACCGTTACTTTTGATGATGATACAGCTGTTCTCGATAGTCCCGTGGTAGAAACCCAGGTGGAGAAACTTGGTTTTTATACTCAAGTGCTTGGTGATTCTGTTGAGAATGCTAAACATGAACTAGTGAGCCAGGTAATCCCTGACAGTGAGGATGAAGAAATCCATGGAGACCAATTAGAGAACGCTGCGGATGGGGTATCTGATGTTGAAACTGGTACAAGAATTAAAGGAAATGGAGTAGTAGGCTTACAAATGAGGCAGCCCAGTCCGAGTTTTCAGTGGCTAAAGGATTTCGCAGAAGATTTTGTTTCTGATGGCTCTGCTGGTGAAGATAAAGGTGCAG GGGCTTTAATTAATGCTGAAGACACCGATGAGAAAACTGAATGTCCTAGATTGCTTACATGTGATCAAGAGTTTGCAAGGTTAAATTATGTTGACTCTGAGGAACCTGGAGAGTCATCTCAAGCTAGTGCACTTGGCTTTGTGGACCACTTCCTATCAGATAATGATGTGAACTTTTCTCCTAGAACTGAGCTCAGAAACACTGCCAGGAAGAAATCCCCTCCTGTTCTGAGTGCAAAAGGCTGTCAAAATTTGGCCAAAAGTATCAAAACCCGAACCCCAATTTGTAAAAATAAGACCTTTGGAGGGGTTGATTTCTTTAGCAAGAGGATGGATGAGTCTTTTGATTGTGGAGGCTGCCAGCAGAGATATGTGCCAAGGCATCAGAAGGCAAGGTATATTGATGGTAAAGGAGGTTGCAGATCAGATAATGACAGTGAAGAGAATTATGAAGATCTTCATAAGAAAGTAACAAGTTCACCCCACACAGATTCAAGGGCTGCAGGCCACAGTATGAAAGAGACATACAGAACAGGACAAGAATATGAATTTATATCTGAAAATACTTCTGACAATAAGCCAAGGGAACAATTTTTTGACCTTGCGTCAGGGCACGAGTTGGACATATGCAGTAATGAAAGAAATACATCAGACACGTTGGATATTGGTTTTAACACCCAAATAGCTGCTGAAGCCATGGAAGCTTTATTTTACGGTCCCCCAGCTGATAGCAGTACTAGTGAGGCTTTTCAAGATCCTAACGATCCTCTTGTAGATTCTTCAAAAGGTGTAACAAATAGTAAAGTTCATTTAAAAGAACTTTCCTATGAAAAAGGTGCTCTCTGCAGTCTAGAGGACATCACAAGAGTGCCAAAGCAAAGAAAGGTTTATGCTAGAAAGGGAGCTTCTGTTTCATCTTGGAAACAGCCTAGTCATCAGGAGTTACATCGTGACTTGTCAGaaacaacaaaaaggaaaagaagcaaACCCTTGGTTGGGGAGTTAACTGGTAGGAGTTTTATCTATGCAAGCAAAAGTTCAGACACAACATCTCGTAAGACTATTGACCAAGGAAAGGATGAGGAACCTGCGAGGAGAAACAAAATTAAGGAATGTGACAACTATGGGAGTTTGTCAGCGTCAGTTGAAAGCATTTCACGTGGCAAACAACAGATACTACAGGATCCTTTTGCCTCCCAAGACTCGCATCCAAGGTTAGGAGCCAAATTCAAAAGGAATAATGGTGGGTCAGCTAATCCAGGGGTAAGGACAGATGATTTCATGGAGGGTAGTATAATTACATACAGAAGAAAGAGGAGTCATTTGGTTGCGAAACCATCCAAAATTTCGACCACTACAGGAAGATGTTCCAAATTTTGTTTCAACACATCTGAAGGAGGAAGAATCAATGAACTGAGCCAAAAAAAGCTTGCTAGCATGGAGGTATCTACCTCAAACAGTTCGCTAAAGCTGAATGCGTGGAGCTATCCCAAAGGTAAAAGAACACGACGTGGACTGCCAAGTCATTTAAATATAGCTAGTAGCCAATATACCCCATTCATCATAGCTGATGGCAAAGACCACCACAGAAAACCACTCAACATAAACATTCCCAGATCATCCCCGATGAAAAAGCTTATTAGATTAGGCAATCCCAAGCCATTACCTGGTTCCAGATGGAAGGATTTGAGGAAACGGCGAGATACGGCATATTTAGGGGTTCTGTTTAGCCAGCATTTAGGTGACGATGTCATCAGGCAGCAGAAAAAG ATCTTGGCAAGGCTTGGCATTTCCGTGGCATCATCTTTAGCGGATGCTACACACTTTGTAGTGGATAGATTTGTGCGTACAAGGAACATGTTGGAAGCTATTGCTCTTGGTAAACCAGTGGTGACTCATTTATGGCTTGAGAGCTGCGGGCAAGCAAGCCTCCTTATTGATGAGAAAAACTTTATCTTAAGAGACGCGAAGAAGGAAAAGGAGATTGGTTTTAACCTGCCTGTTTCACTGGCTCGTGCAAACCAACAACCACTTCTAAAG GGTCAAAGAGTCTTCATTACACCAAATATAAAACCTGAAAAAGAAATGATAACTAGCTTGGTCAATGCCCTTCATGGCCAG ATCATGGAGAAAAGTCAGATATTTGCTTTGAAAATTCCAGATGATCTATTGATTCTTTCATGTGAAGAAGATCATGCAATTTGTGTGCCACTTCTTGATAAAG GAGCAGCAGTTTACAGTTCAGAGCTTCTTTTGAATGGGATTGTTATCCAGAAATTAGAATATGAGAG GCATCGACTCTTTGTGAATGAAGCTAAGGGAAATCGAGTGAGCAAGAGGTGA
- the LOC118041423 gene encoding uncharacterized protein isoform X2, whose translation MEANQGQRQPFQDTVTFDDDTAVLDSPVVETQVEKLGFYTQVLGDSVENAKHELVSQVIPDSEDEEIHGDQLENAADGVSDVETGTRIKGNGVVGLQMRQPSPSFQWLKDFAEDFVSDGSAGEDKGALINAEDTDEKTECPRLLTCDQEFARLNYVDSEEPGESSQASALGFVDHFLSDNDVNFSPRTELRNTARKKSPPVLSAKGCQNLAKSIKTRTPICKNKTFGGVDFFSKRMDESFDCGGCQQRYVPRHQKARYIDGKGGCRSDNDSEENYEDLHKKVTSSPHTDSRAAGHSMKETYRTGQEYEFISENTSDNKPREQFFDLASGHELDICSNERNTSDTLDIGFNTQIAAEAMEALFYGPPADSSTSEAFQDPNDPLVDSSKGVTNSKVHLKELSYEKGALCSLEDITRVPKQRKVYARKGASVSSWKQPSHQELHRDLSETTKRKRSKPLVGELTGRSFIYASKSSDTTSRKTIDQGKDEEPARRNKIKECDNYGSLSASVESISRGKQQILQDPFASQDSHPRLGAKFKRNNGGSANPGVRTDDFMEGSIITYRRKRSHLVAKPSKISTTTGRCSKFCFNTSEGGRINELSQKKLASMEVSTSNSSLKLNAWSYPKGKRTRRGLPSHLNIASSQYTPFIIADGKDHHRKPLNINIPRSSPMKKLIRLGNPKPLPGSRWKDLRKRRDTAYLGVLFSQHLGDDVIRQQKKILARLGISVASSLADATHFVVDRFVRTRNMLEAIALGKPVVTHLWLESCGQASLLIDEKNFILRDAKKEKEIGFNLPVSLARANQQPLLKGQRVFITPNIKPEKEMITSLVNALHGQIMEKSQIFALKIPDDLLILSCEEDHAICVPLLDKGAAVYSSELLLNGIVIQKLEYERHRLFVNEAKGNRVSKR comes from the exons ATGGAAGCGAACCAAGGCCAGCGTCAACCATTTCAAGATACCGTTACTTTTGATGATGATACAGCTGTTCTCGATAGTCCCGTGGTAGAAACCCAGGTGGAGAAACTTGGTTTTTATACTCAAGTGCTTGGTGATTCTGTTGAGAATGCTAAACATGAACTAGTGAGCCAGGTAATCCCTGACAGTGAGGATGAAGAAATCCATGGAGACCAATTAGAGAACGCTGCGGATGGGGTATCTGATGTTGAAACTGGTACAAGAATTAAAGGAAATGGAGTAGTAGGCTTACAAATGAGGCAGCCCAGTCCGAGTTTTCAGTGGCTAAAGGATTTCGCAGAAGATTTTGTTTCTGATGGCTCTGCTGGTGAAGATAAAG GGGCTTTAATTAATGCTGAAGACACCGATGAGAAAACTGAATGTCCTAGATTGCTTACATGTGATCAAGAGTTTGCAAGGTTAAATTATGTTGACTCTGAGGAACCTGGAGAGTCATCTCAAGCTAGTGCACTTGGCTTTGTGGACCACTTCCTATCAGATAATGATGTGAACTTTTCTCCTAGAACTGAGCTCAGAAACACTGCCAGGAAGAAATCCCCTCCTGTTCTGAGTGCAAAAGGCTGTCAAAATTTGGCCAAAAGTATCAAAACCCGAACCCCAATTTGTAAAAATAAGACCTTTGGAGGGGTTGATTTCTTTAGCAAGAGGATGGATGAGTCTTTTGATTGTGGAGGCTGCCAGCAGAGATATGTGCCAAGGCATCAGAAGGCAAGGTATATTGATGGTAAAGGAGGTTGCAGATCAGATAATGACAGTGAAGAGAATTATGAAGATCTTCATAAGAAAGTAACAAGTTCACCCCACACAGATTCAAGGGCTGCAGGCCACAGTATGAAAGAGACATACAGAACAGGACAAGAATATGAATTTATATCTGAAAATACTTCTGACAATAAGCCAAGGGAACAATTTTTTGACCTTGCGTCAGGGCACGAGTTGGACATATGCAGTAATGAAAGAAATACATCAGACACGTTGGATATTGGTTTTAACACCCAAATAGCTGCTGAAGCCATGGAAGCTTTATTTTACGGTCCCCCAGCTGATAGCAGTACTAGTGAGGCTTTTCAAGATCCTAACGATCCTCTTGTAGATTCTTCAAAAGGTGTAACAAATAGTAAAGTTCATTTAAAAGAACTTTCCTATGAAAAAGGTGCTCTCTGCAGTCTAGAGGACATCACAAGAGTGCCAAAGCAAAGAAAGGTTTATGCTAGAAAGGGAGCTTCTGTTTCATCTTGGAAACAGCCTAGTCATCAGGAGTTACATCGTGACTTGTCAGaaacaacaaaaaggaaaagaagcaaACCCTTGGTTGGGGAGTTAACTGGTAGGAGTTTTATCTATGCAAGCAAAAGTTCAGACACAACATCTCGTAAGACTATTGACCAAGGAAAGGATGAGGAACCTGCGAGGAGAAACAAAATTAAGGAATGTGACAACTATGGGAGTTTGTCAGCGTCAGTTGAAAGCATTTCACGTGGCAAACAACAGATACTACAGGATCCTTTTGCCTCCCAAGACTCGCATCCAAGGTTAGGAGCCAAATTCAAAAGGAATAATGGTGGGTCAGCTAATCCAGGGGTAAGGACAGATGATTTCATGGAGGGTAGTATAATTACATACAGAAGAAAGAGGAGTCATTTGGTTGCGAAACCATCCAAAATTTCGACCACTACAGGAAGATGTTCCAAATTTTGTTTCAACACATCTGAAGGAGGAAGAATCAATGAACTGAGCCAAAAAAAGCTTGCTAGCATGGAGGTATCTACCTCAAACAGTTCGCTAAAGCTGAATGCGTGGAGCTATCCCAAAGGTAAAAGAACACGACGTGGACTGCCAAGTCATTTAAATATAGCTAGTAGCCAATATACCCCATTCATCATAGCTGATGGCAAAGACCACCACAGAAAACCACTCAACATAAACATTCCCAGATCATCCCCGATGAAAAAGCTTATTAGATTAGGCAATCCCAAGCCATTACCTGGTTCCAGATGGAAGGATTTGAGGAAACGGCGAGATACGGCATATTTAGGGGTTCTGTTTAGCCAGCATTTAGGTGACGATGTCATCAGGCAGCAGAAAAAG ATCTTGGCAAGGCTTGGCATTTCCGTGGCATCATCTTTAGCGGATGCTACACACTTTGTAGTGGATAGATTTGTGCGTACAAGGAACATGTTGGAAGCTATTGCTCTTGGTAAACCAGTGGTGACTCATTTATGGCTTGAGAGCTGCGGGCAAGCAAGCCTCCTTATTGATGAGAAAAACTTTATCTTAAGAGACGCGAAGAAGGAAAAGGAGATTGGTTTTAACCTGCCTGTTTCACTGGCTCGTGCAAACCAACAACCACTTCTAAAG GGTCAAAGAGTCTTCATTACACCAAATATAAAACCTGAAAAAGAAATGATAACTAGCTTGGTCAATGCCCTTCATGGCCAG ATCATGGAGAAAAGTCAGATATTTGCTTTGAAAATTCCAGATGATCTATTGATTCTTTCATGTGAAGAAGATCATGCAATTTGTGTGCCACTTCTTGATAAAG GAGCAGCAGTTTACAGTTCAGAGCTTCTTTTGAATGGGATTGTTATCCAGAAATTAGAATATGAGAG GCATCGACTCTTTGTGAATGAAGCTAAGGGAAATCGAGTGAGCAAGAGGTGA
- the LOC118041423 gene encoding uncharacterized protein isoform X3: protein MEANQGQRQPFQDTVTFDDDTAVLDSPVVETQVIPDSEDEEIHGDQLENAADGVSDVETGTRIKGNGVVGLQMRQPSPSFQWLKDFAEDFVSDGSAGEDKGAGALINAEDTDEKTECPRLLTCDQEFARLNYVDSEEPGESSQASALGFVDHFLSDNDVNFSPRTELRNTARKKSPPVLSAKGCQNLAKSIKTRTPICKNKTFGGVDFFSKRMDESFDCGGCQQRYVPRHQKARYIDGKGGCRSDNDSEENYEDLHKKVTSSPHTDSRAAGHSMKETYRTGQEYEFISENTSDNKPREQFFDLASGHELDICSNERNTSDTLDIGFNTQIAAEAMEALFYGPPADSSTSEAFQDPNDPLVDSSKGVTNSKVHLKELSYEKGALCSLEDITRVPKQRKVYARKGASVSSWKQPSHQELHRDLSETTKRKRSKPLVGELTGRSFIYASKSSDTTSRKTIDQGKDEEPARRNKIKECDNYGSLSASVESISRGKQQILQDPFASQDSHPRLGAKFKRNNGGSANPGVRTDDFMEGSIITYRRKRSHLVAKPSKISTTTGRCSKFCFNTSEGGRINELSQKKLASMEVSTSNSSLKLNAWSYPKGKRTRRGLPSHLNIASSQYTPFIIADGKDHHRKPLNINIPRSSPMKKLIRLGNPKPLPGSRWKDLRKRRDTAYLGVLFSQHLGDDVIRQQKKILARLGISVASSLADATHFVVDRFVRTRNMLEAIALGKPVVTHLWLESCGQASLLIDEKNFILRDAKKEKEIGFNLPVSLARANQQPLLKGQRVFITPNIKPEKEMITSLVNALHGQIMEKSQIFALKIPDDLLILSCEEDHAICVPLLDKGAAVYSSELLLNGIVIQKLEYERHRLFVNEAKGNRVSKR from the exons ATGGAAGCGAACCAAGGCCAGCGTCAACCATTTCAAGATACCGTTACTTTTGATGATGATACAGCTGTTCTCGATAGTCCCGTGGTAGAAACCCAG GTAATCCCTGACAGTGAGGATGAAGAAATCCATGGAGACCAATTAGAGAACGCTGCGGATGGGGTATCTGATGTTGAAACTGGTACAAGAATTAAAGGAAATGGAGTAGTAGGCTTACAAATGAGGCAGCCCAGTCCGAGTTTTCAGTGGCTAAAGGATTTCGCAGAAGATTTTGTTTCTGATGGCTCTGCTGGTGAAGATAAAGGTGCAG GGGCTTTAATTAATGCTGAAGACACCGATGAGAAAACTGAATGTCCTAGATTGCTTACATGTGATCAAGAGTTTGCAAGGTTAAATTATGTTGACTCTGAGGAACCTGGAGAGTCATCTCAAGCTAGTGCACTTGGCTTTGTGGACCACTTCCTATCAGATAATGATGTGAACTTTTCTCCTAGAACTGAGCTCAGAAACACTGCCAGGAAGAAATCCCCTCCTGTTCTGAGTGCAAAAGGCTGTCAAAATTTGGCCAAAAGTATCAAAACCCGAACCCCAATTTGTAAAAATAAGACCTTTGGAGGGGTTGATTTCTTTAGCAAGAGGATGGATGAGTCTTTTGATTGTGGAGGCTGCCAGCAGAGATATGTGCCAAGGCATCAGAAGGCAAGGTATATTGATGGTAAAGGAGGTTGCAGATCAGATAATGACAGTGAAGAGAATTATGAAGATCTTCATAAGAAAGTAACAAGTTCACCCCACACAGATTCAAGGGCTGCAGGCCACAGTATGAAAGAGACATACAGAACAGGACAAGAATATGAATTTATATCTGAAAATACTTCTGACAATAAGCCAAGGGAACAATTTTTTGACCTTGCGTCAGGGCACGAGTTGGACATATGCAGTAATGAAAGAAATACATCAGACACGTTGGATATTGGTTTTAACACCCAAATAGCTGCTGAAGCCATGGAAGCTTTATTTTACGGTCCCCCAGCTGATAGCAGTACTAGTGAGGCTTTTCAAGATCCTAACGATCCTCTTGTAGATTCTTCAAAAGGTGTAACAAATAGTAAAGTTCATTTAAAAGAACTTTCCTATGAAAAAGGTGCTCTCTGCAGTCTAGAGGACATCACAAGAGTGCCAAAGCAAAGAAAGGTTTATGCTAGAAAGGGAGCTTCTGTTTCATCTTGGAAACAGCCTAGTCATCAGGAGTTACATCGTGACTTGTCAGaaacaacaaaaaggaaaagaagcaaACCCTTGGTTGGGGAGTTAACTGGTAGGAGTTTTATCTATGCAAGCAAAAGTTCAGACACAACATCTCGTAAGACTATTGACCAAGGAAAGGATGAGGAACCTGCGAGGAGAAACAAAATTAAGGAATGTGACAACTATGGGAGTTTGTCAGCGTCAGTTGAAAGCATTTCACGTGGCAAACAACAGATACTACAGGATCCTTTTGCCTCCCAAGACTCGCATCCAAGGTTAGGAGCCAAATTCAAAAGGAATAATGGTGGGTCAGCTAATCCAGGGGTAAGGACAGATGATTTCATGGAGGGTAGTATAATTACATACAGAAGAAAGAGGAGTCATTTGGTTGCGAAACCATCCAAAATTTCGACCACTACAGGAAGATGTTCCAAATTTTGTTTCAACACATCTGAAGGAGGAAGAATCAATGAACTGAGCCAAAAAAAGCTTGCTAGCATGGAGGTATCTACCTCAAACAGTTCGCTAAAGCTGAATGCGTGGAGCTATCCCAAAGGTAAAAGAACACGACGTGGACTGCCAAGTCATTTAAATATAGCTAGTAGCCAATATACCCCATTCATCATAGCTGATGGCAAAGACCACCACAGAAAACCACTCAACATAAACATTCCCAGATCATCCCCGATGAAAAAGCTTATTAGATTAGGCAATCCCAAGCCATTACCTGGTTCCAGATGGAAGGATTTGAGGAAACGGCGAGATACGGCATATTTAGGGGTTCTGTTTAGCCAGCATTTAGGTGACGATGTCATCAGGCAGCAGAAAAAG ATCTTGGCAAGGCTTGGCATTTCCGTGGCATCATCTTTAGCGGATGCTACACACTTTGTAGTGGATAGATTTGTGCGTACAAGGAACATGTTGGAAGCTATTGCTCTTGGTAAACCAGTGGTGACTCATTTATGGCTTGAGAGCTGCGGGCAAGCAAGCCTCCTTATTGATGAGAAAAACTTTATCTTAAGAGACGCGAAGAAGGAAAAGGAGATTGGTTTTAACCTGCCTGTTTCACTGGCTCGTGCAAACCAACAACCACTTCTAAAG GGTCAAAGAGTCTTCATTACACCAAATATAAAACCTGAAAAAGAAATGATAACTAGCTTGGTCAATGCCCTTCATGGCCAG ATCATGGAGAAAAGTCAGATATTTGCTTTGAAAATTCCAGATGATCTATTGATTCTTTCATGTGAAGAAGATCATGCAATTTGTGTGCCACTTCTTGATAAAG GAGCAGCAGTTTACAGTTCAGAGCTTCTTTTGAATGGGATTGTTATCCAGAAATTAGAATATGAGAG GCATCGACTCTTTGTGAATGAAGCTAAGGGAAATCGAGTGAGCAAGAGGTGA
- the LOC118041423 gene encoding uncharacterized protein isoform X4 yields the protein MRQPSPSFQWLKDFAEDFVSDGSAGEDKGAGALINAEDTDEKTECPRLLTCDQEFARLNYVDSEEPGESSQASALGFVDHFLSDNDVNFSPRTELRNTARKKSPPVLSAKGCQNLAKSIKTRTPICKNKTFGGVDFFSKRMDESFDCGGCQQRYVPRHQKARYIDGKGGCRSDNDSEENYEDLHKKVTSSPHTDSRAAGHSMKETYRTGQEYEFISENTSDNKPREQFFDLASGHELDICSNERNTSDTLDIGFNTQIAAEAMEALFYGPPADSSTSEAFQDPNDPLVDSSKGVTNSKVHLKELSYEKGALCSLEDITRVPKQRKVYARKGASVSSWKQPSHQELHRDLSETTKRKRSKPLVGELTGRSFIYASKSSDTTSRKTIDQGKDEEPARRNKIKECDNYGSLSASVESISRGKQQILQDPFASQDSHPRLGAKFKRNNGGSANPGVRTDDFMEGSIITYRRKRSHLVAKPSKISTTTGRCSKFCFNTSEGGRINELSQKKLASMEVSTSNSSLKLNAWSYPKGKRTRRGLPSHLNIASSQYTPFIIADGKDHHRKPLNINIPRSSPMKKLIRLGNPKPLPGSRWKDLRKRRDTAYLGVLFSQHLGDDVIRQQKKILARLGISVASSLADATHFVVDRFVRTRNMLEAIALGKPVVTHLWLESCGQASLLIDEKNFILRDAKKEKEIGFNLPVSLARANQQPLLKGQRVFITPNIKPEKEMITSLVNALHGQIMEKSQIFALKIPDDLLILSCEEDHAICVPLLDKGAAVYSSELLLNGIVIQKLEYERHRLFVNEAKGNRVSKR from the exons ATGAGGCAGCCCAGTCCGAGTTTTCAGTGGCTAAAGGATTTCGCAGAAGATTTTGTTTCTGATGGCTCTGCTGGTGAAGATAAAGGTGCAG GGGCTTTAATTAATGCTGAAGACACCGATGAGAAAACTGAATGTCCTAGATTGCTTACATGTGATCAAGAGTTTGCAAGGTTAAATTATGTTGACTCTGAGGAACCTGGAGAGTCATCTCAAGCTAGTGCACTTGGCTTTGTGGACCACTTCCTATCAGATAATGATGTGAACTTTTCTCCTAGAACTGAGCTCAGAAACACTGCCAGGAAGAAATCCCCTCCTGTTCTGAGTGCAAAAGGCTGTCAAAATTTGGCCAAAAGTATCAAAACCCGAACCCCAATTTGTAAAAATAAGACCTTTGGAGGGGTTGATTTCTTTAGCAAGAGGATGGATGAGTCTTTTGATTGTGGAGGCTGCCAGCAGAGATATGTGCCAAGGCATCAGAAGGCAAGGTATATTGATGGTAAAGGAGGTTGCAGATCAGATAATGACAGTGAAGAGAATTATGAAGATCTTCATAAGAAAGTAACAAGTTCACCCCACACAGATTCAAGGGCTGCAGGCCACAGTATGAAAGAGACATACAGAACAGGACAAGAATATGAATTTATATCTGAAAATACTTCTGACAATAAGCCAAGGGAACAATTTTTTGACCTTGCGTCAGGGCACGAGTTGGACATATGCAGTAATGAAAGAAATACATCAGACACGTTGGATATTGGTTTTAACACCCAAATAGCTGCTGAAGCCATGGAAGCTTTATTTTACGGTCCCCCAGCTGATAGCAGTACTAGTGAGGCTTTTCAAGATCCTAACGATCCTCTTGTAGATTCTTCAAAAGGTGTAACAAATAGTAAAGTTCATTTAAAAGAACTTTCCTATGAAAAAGGTGCTCTCTGCAGTCTAGAGGACATCACAAGAGTGCCAAAGCAAAGAAAGGTTTATGCTAGAAAGGGAGCTTCTGTTTCATCTTGGAAACAGCCTAGTCATCAGGAGTTACATCGTGACTTGTCAGaaacaacaaaaaggaaaagaagcaaACCCTTGGTTGGGGAGTTAACTGGTAGGAGTTTTATCTATGCAAGCAAAAGTTCAGACACAACATCTCGTAAGACTATTGACCAAGGAAAGGATGAGGAACCTGCGAGGAGAAACAAAATTAAGGAATGTGACAACTATGGGAGTTTGTCAGCGTCAGTTGAAAGCATTTCACGTGGCAAACAACAGATACTACAGGATCCTTTTGCCTCCCAAGACTCGCATCCAAGGTTAGGAGCCAAATTCAAAAGGAATAATGGTGGGTCAGCTAATCCAGGGGTAAGGACAGATGATTTCATGGAGGGTAGTATAATTACATACAGAAGAAAGAGGAGTCATTTGGTTGCGAAACCATCCAAAATTTCGACCACTACAGGAAGATGTTCCAAATTTTGTTTCAACACATCTGAAGGAGGAAGAATCAATGAACTGAGCCAAAAAAAGCTTGCTAGCATGGAGGTATCTACCTCAAACAGTTCGCTAAAGCTGAATGCGTGGAGCTATCCCAAAGGTAAAAGAACACGACGTGGACTGCCAAGTCATTTAAATATAGCTAGTAGCCAATATACCCCATTCATCATAGCTGATGGCAAAGACCACCACAGAAAACCACTCAACATAAACATTCCCAGATCATCCCCGATGAAAAAGCTTATTAGATTAGGCAATCCCAAGCCATTACCTGGTTCCAGATGGAAGGATTTGAGGAAACGGCGAGATACGGCATATTTAGGGGTTCTGTTTAGCCAGCATTTAGGTGACGATGTCATCAGGCAGCAGAAAAAG ATCTTGGCAAGGCTTGGCATTTCCGTGGCATCATCTTTAGCGGATGCTACACACTTTGTAGTGGATAGATTTGTGCGTACAAGGAACATGTTGGAAGCTATTGCTCTTGGTAAACCAGTGGTGACTCATTTATGGCTTGAGAGCTGCGGGCAAGCAAGCCTCCTTATTGATGAGAAAAACTTTATCTTAAGAGACGCGAAGAAGGAAAAGGAGATTGGTTTTAACCTGCCTGTTTCACTGGCTCGTGCAAACCAACAACCACTTCTAAAG GGTCAAAGAGTCTTCATTACACCAAATATAAAACCTGAAAAAGAAATGATAACTAGCTTGGTCAATGCCCTTCATGGCCAG ATCATGGAGAAAAGTCAGATATTTGCTTTGAAAATTCCAGATGATCTATTGATTCTTTCATGTGAAGAAGATCATGCAATTTGTGTGCCACTTCTTGATAAAG GAGCAGCAGTTTACAGTTCAGAGCTTCTTTTGAATGGGATTGTTATCCAGAAATTAGAATATGAGAG GCATCGACTCTTTGTGAATGAAGCTAAGGGAAATCGAGTGAGCAAGAGGTGA